TGATTTATTTATCCTATTTTTTTTTAAGGTCCCGTGAAGTGCAAGAACTTCACATGTAACTGCAGGCACACCATTTAAATTACAAACATCTTCCAGTGCACCCGGATATTTTACTCCAACTTTTTCATAGGCAATTAATTTAGACCCTGAATTTTTGGCAATGTATCCAGCAATTTTATAACTCTTTAAAATGGGTATCTTGGTACAAAGAGCACTATCCCTGCCTGGAACACCTCCTGGCATTGATAAATGGAAATCTCCCAAAGCATCAACATGCAATCTCTTTGCAAGTTTCATTATAATGTTGGTGGGACTTTCTGTTTTATTTGCCCTCCTATTGGGGTTCGTGTGATTCCAATATCTATGGGTATGTGATGTACAGTAGGGAATTGCAAATGGAATAATATAAATTGTTCCTTTGATTGTTTTACCATTAAGATAATTTATCAACTTCATTGCTGCTGCAGGAGCAGGTAATTCATTTCCATGCACACCAGCAACAATTAATATTTTAGGTCCCTTACCGTTCCCAAATGTAACCATGGGAGTTCCAGTTTTTGCCTTAGAAATTATCTGATCGCTAAGAACTGTCTTAGGAATATATTTGTAGAGTAAGGAATTTTTTTTGATATCCCCACTTGTTGCATGGTTAATAATATCTATCTTCACAGCAGTTTTAAAGCTCGAACAGTAATATGCAACACCATTACCCGAAATATCCTGAATACTGTTGTAATGTAAAATAAGAGTATATTTTGTTCCATTTTTTAATTTTTTAGAGGGTGTAATAATTAAATTATTATCATGAATATTTTTCCTAAAAAGAGTTAATAAACCATTTCCAAGTAGTTCTATCCATTTATTCCCAAATTTCACATGTTTATTAAATTTAATATGAATAACTTTATTAGTTTTCACATTCAAGCAATTTATTTTGGGATCAGAACTTTTAACAACAGGAAAGTTCAGATATGAATTTGAAATTGTTACTGGATGAATAATATTTTCTGAGTAATTAAATTTGAATTATTATCAGCAGCAGAAACCATACCACATGTTAGCAATCCAAAAATACAAGGTAATAACAGAATTAATAAACGTTGATCCATTTTCCCGACTCACCTACAGGTTCACCACTATTAAAATTTTATTTACCATCTAGAAATTGCCTTATTTTTTATTCAAAGTAATACTGTAATCTTCAAATGCTGTTTCTAATGTTTCCAACATTTTCTTACCAATTTCTTCATATGCTTCATATCTTAAATTAGCCAATGAAACTCTCACAGACCAGCTGGGAGCATCAAATCCTGCACCGGGAAGAATAACTATAGATTCTTTATCTGCCAGTGCAAATACAAATGAAAGTGCATTATATGATTTTTCCATCCATTCTGCAAAGGACATGCCATACCTATCAGTTGCAAGTTTAAGAAGATCTATTACTGCATAGTAATTGGTTGCAGTAGAATCATAATCTAAAGGCAGACCCAGAGACTTATAGAGCACATGTATACGCTTGTTAAGAGCATTTTTAGTACCTTCAATATAATTGATATCATCCTCAATTATAAAGAACAATGAAAATAGGGTCATTTGAGTTTGCTGAGGTAGAGATAAACCTGCAGTATGTTTAAGAGCTACTGATCTGCTGTCCGCAACCATACGGTCTATGAATTTAATGTTAGAGGGATCAAGACTTATGCTTTCATACCTTTTTATTAACTGATTTTTTATATTTTCAGGAAGTGTGCTCAACATTTTATCTATTGCATTGTTTTCATAAAGTGCCACCACACCCAATCTCCAGCCTGTACATCCCATATGCTTACTGAATGAGTAAACACAGATAGTATTTGATGGTATTTCCGACATAATGGAACTAAAATTTTCAACAAAGGTTGCATAAACATCATCAGATATGATGATAAGATGGGGATTATCATTTTTTACTATGTTCGCTATTCTTTGGATGGTTTCATCCCTGATTGCTCTTGCCTGGGGATTTCCAGGATTAACAACAAAAAATGCTTTAATAGATGGATCTTTAAGTTTATCTATTTCACTATCTGGATACTGCCAATCATCATCCGGATCAGCTTTAATCTCAACTTCAACCAAGTCATAGTCGTTTAAATGTGGTATTTCAAGGTAAGGAGTAAATATGGGAGATCCAATTGCTATTTTATCCCCTTTTTTAATCAGCTTATTTTCAATTAGCGAGTTAAAAACATATATGATCCCACCTGTACCTCCTTCAGTTGCAAAGAGATCATATTTACACGATTTTAACTGGTTTTTACATAGAAATTCAATTAAAAATGAATGTACAACCTTTTCTGAGTGGGGTAACATTCGGTCTGGTTCGGGATAGAAATCTCCAATACAACCAATCACCAGTTCATACACCCAGCTATCCGGATCAAAACCCATTTTATTGATTCCATATTCAACAGAACTCTTAAGAAAATTTATACCTGGTGCATCAGGATTTTTATGGGCATAATCTTGAAATCTCTCTGATATTCCTTCCTTTTCAGCATGAAAACCAGTATGTACATATTTACAGTTGCATTTAGTTTCTTCCATCGCAAAATTACCAAGAGTAAAAAATGCCTGTCTAGGGGTGGTGGCAATCCAATTAGGATTACCTCTACCAGCATTTAGAAGTGTGCGATCACGGAAATTTCCTGCAATATTGGTCAGTGCAAATTGAACCTCAAAAGGACTCAGTTCCATATAGCTCTTTAACTCTTTATAATCCATAGTTTTCTCCTGATCCAACTTTTAATATTTATTTATGAATTGCCCGATTCTTTATCCTGATTAATATACTCCAGTGTGATTTTTTTAAAATGGAGTGCATCAGGATTGTCTGGATCTTTAAATAATACCTCATCAAAACATTCAAGGGCTTCTTTATACTGTTTAATTAGCCCCAAGGTAACGCCCTTTTCAAGAAGTCCCAGAACAAAATTTGGATCGATATCCAATGCATTGTCAAAGGATTCTATTGCATTTTGAAAGTTATCAATTTCTTTATAATTCAAACCAATCTGTAGCCATGCCCATGGATTCTCTGGTTCGGCTTCAACTATGGTTTTAAAAACATTAATAGAAGATTCAAAATCCCCCATATGCTTTAATGCAATACCCTTGTAGTTCATTGCATCCATATTATCATTATTAATCTTTAAAGCCTGTTCAAAACATTCTAATGCCATATCGGATTCTTCAAGGAAACCTAATGACTGGCCTTTTTTTATGAGTGCCTCTTCACTGTCAGGGTTTAAATTTAAGGCACTATCAAAATTTTTAAGAGCTTCCTTGTATCTTCCAAGTTCCAATAACAGGTTACCCATTAAATTGAACGCTTCAAAGTTATCTGGATCCATAATTGTAACCATTTCAAAGCTTTTTATTGCTTCTTCAGTTTTACCTAAAAACATCAAGGATCTGCCTTTGAAGTACCACGCACCAATATTTTTGGGGTCAATATTCAGAGCATTATCAAAAGATTCGAGGGCATCTTCCTGTTTATTTTGATATTCCATCGATATTCCCCTTAAAAACCATGCTTCATCATTTTCAGGGTCAATTTCAAGTAAATAATCCAGGGTTCCAACAGATTCCTCGAACTTTTCAATTGTTTGAAGTGTTCTTACTTTCAAAAAAAGCGCAGGTAAAAGCATTGGTTTTATTTTCAAGGCCTTATCACAACAATCTATTGCATCTTCAAATTTTTCAAGACGTATGAGTATGGTTGCCTTGTTCATCAATGCATTATGATCATTAGGATTCAAATCCAAAGCCTTATCAAGACATTCCATTGCTTTATCATTCATACCCATAGTTAAAAATGTTGCACCTTTATTGGTCCACGCCTCAGAATAATCAGGCTTTATTTCAAGGGCTTTATCATAACACTTAATCTCTTCATGGTGCTCGCCCATTTCATACAAAGAAAGCGCCTTACCATTCCATGCCTCAGCATAATTTTCATTGATCTCAATTGCCTTTTCATAGGATTCAATGGATGCAGGGAAAATTTTAAGATCGTATAGCACAACACCCCTACGATACCATGCTTCTGTAATGAGTGGATTGATCTCAAGGGATTTATCGTAACATTCCAGGGCATCTGCAAATTCACCCATAGCAGAAAGTGTTTTTGCCTTTAAAAACCATGCTCTATCGTCATTAGGGTCAAGATCAATTGCATGGTCAAAACATATTACTGAATCATCATAGCACTTCATTATACCATATGTAACTCCTTTAGAATTCCATGCTTCAATAAACATAGGATCTATTTCCAATGCACGTTCAAAAGATTTTAATGCTTCATCTGTTCTTCCTATGCCTCCAAGTGCATTACCTCTCTTAAAGTACACATCAGGATCATCATTTTCAACTTCAAGAATTTCCTCCAGGCAAACAAGAGCCTCAACATATCTTTCAAGGTTTAAAAGACAGTTAGATTTTTCTTTTAACACCGATACCCTGTTCTCAGTTCTATCGAGTATACCATCAAATATTGAAATTGCCTCTTCAAACTCTCCAATGGATGACAATAAAAATGCTTTGTTATTAAGCAGTACTTCGTCTTCAGGATTGATTTCCAGTGCTTTATTAAAACAGTCTAATGATTCTTCATACCTCTCACAAAGTAACAACGCCATACACATGTTGTCAAGAGCCCATACAAAATCGGATTTTATCTTTAAAGCTTCATCAAAACATTTAACAGCATCTTCAGCTTTTCCAAGTCCCATTAAAGCCATTCCTTTACGAGTCCATAATTCAGGATCATCGGGATCTTGCTTCAAAAGCTTTTCACAGGATTCAACAATATTAACAAATTCCTCATCATTAACATCACCATATTCTTCCACAAACCATCCCTCCTGTTTTATATTATATATCATGGATAGTTGATTTAATTATCCATTTAACAACAACTTAAATTTAAACCCGGATTATTACAAATACCTATGATTATTGGTTGGAATTAATAAATTATTTTAAAACAGTTTATATTTGTCCTAAAAACAGAATCAATACATTGTGGAATAATTTTATTAATGGATCAATCAACAGAAATCTTGATTTTTAATGTCTCTAAAATTATGAGAAACCTATATTGACTAGGAATAACAAATAAAAGTCTAAGAGTTATAAAAATTTAAACCAAATTAATGATTGGATATGAGGAGATGTAGTATGACCGATAACAATGAATTATCAGCTATAGAATCAAAGGCAGGTGAGATACTTAAGGGACATAATGGTGTTTATCTTGATAAAAGATTATACGCCGTCTTAAAAAAAGGTTTCCCTGGCCTAACACGTAAAGATTTTAATAAAGTATTGGATTCACTATTAACCAGCGGATATTCAATGGAACGTGGACTTATAAGGCCTTTAACTGCAAATGAAGTGGAAAAACAGAAGAAAGAAGAGCATGAAAGCGGTAAAAAAGCAGGAAAAGGCGCTTCTGAACGTCCAAGGCTTTCTACAAAACGTGGAATTTAATGGAGGATAAGTGATTGGGAGATAATTAATCTTTTAATTTATCTTTTAATTCCATAAATATCCTCAAAAACCTTTTCATATAGATCTAAAAATTCAATTAATTTGTTAAATACATACTTAACACTATCAACAGGGCTTTTAGATGATTCTGGAAGGGGTACTGATACATAAACATCAAGTTCAGCTTCTTTTTTTTCATTATTATAAACCATTTCAAAATGTCTGGTTGGTGTCAAACGTCCTAATTTCCAGCTAACAAGACGACTTATCATTTCTTCACAGTCATCTTTGGACATTTCAGCATCAACAAATCTTAGTTCTCCATTTAACGAAGATTCATATTTTTTTATTTCTATTTTTTCAACTATCATGGACTTTTCCCCATCATATAGAATTATCACATTTTTAATTTGTACAACAAATGTTTTATTTTTTTAGATTTTTTCCTAGTCCAAAACTTACAATTAATAAAACATTTGATTGCAGGACAAAAAAACCGTCCATTAATAAAACCCAGTAATGAAAAAAATAATTAATTATTTTATAGAAATGTTTTTCTAAATCTGCTCCAATATATACAGTAACGTTTATAAAAATGATTCAAATTTTAATAACACAATTATAGGTTTTGAAATGAGGAAAAAAATATCTCTGCTAATAATAGCCGTATTCGTGGTAATTATTGGGGTTGTTGGCCAAAACATTATTGGAAACTACTACTCCCAATCAACAAGTTTAAATTCACAAACTGCAGCTTCTGTTGTTTACATTGAAAATGGAGTAACAGGTGTAGTTACAATTAATGATCCAGTTTTAAACAGATCAACAGATATTTCTGTGATCTATGCACCATTGGATTCAGGATCTGGATTTATTGTCAACGATCAGGGCTATATTATCACAGCTTTCCATGTAGTTGGTGACCCTGAAACTTTAAAGAATCAGATGGTAATTAGATTAATGAACAGCGCCGATATAAAGAAATACATTGAAAGAGCAGCTGTAGCAGGATATGTATCTAAATACAACCCTCAATTGGGTTCAGAACTTATGAACACTAATTCAACAGGGAGTCCTCCCATAATCCAAGCACAGCCAGATATTAACACCACCACAGATATGCTTGATCAAAATAACCTCATAACAGTTGGATCATCACAACAGCAGATCAGAGTAAAATTACCCGGCACAACCAGTACAAATGCTGTAAGTGCAAATTTAATTGACGTTGGAAATTCTGGTATAGATAATGATGTGGCACTCATAAAGATCGACCCATTCTTAAAAACCCTTACACCTTTAGCAGTTAACTCAAAAACACCTACTATTAGTGAAAATATTCAGATATATGGATATCCTGTATTGAATGGGGGAATGTACTCTGATACCAATCAAACAACAATAAAACCATCCTCAACTTCAGGAGTATTAACAGCAGAAGTACCAAACAACGGTAGCATCTACTATCAAACAAATGCTTTAGCATCTCACGGATACAGTGGAGGTCCAGTAGTTGACTCACAAAATAGTGTACTTGGAATTCTAATTTATAGTATTGAATCAATACAACAAGTCAATCAAACAGCAACACCAACATCAAGTTTATTCCTCTCATCACAGTACATAATACAGATATGCAATAAAAACAATGTTTCAATACAGACTGTTTAATAATAAAAATCTGGAATAAAAAAAAAAACAGTTTAGATACAAAAAGGTAGGATCTAGATATGGAAGATGTAAATATTACAGAAGAAGATGTTATGGAAATAATGGATCAATTTACCAAAGTTCCTAACCTCATACTAAAGAGAATGGTATCCCGAAATGTAAATGTCGTTAAAAAATTTGAAAATCAAATCATCGACCACAAAAGCAAGTTACTTGACAATGAACTATTAAAAATAAGAAAAGTCATAGAGATGCAGGTACCCGAGCTTCAGGAGATACTGTTAAATGTATACAAAAATACCAATAAAAAACAGTTGAAAACATTGGCAGATCCCAAAGCACAGCCCTTTATTGAAACGAATTTAAACTATCTTGATATGATCTATTTCAATGAAACATAGTGTATAGAGCTTAAATTTAAGCCCTTCTAAACAGCCTTAATTTTTTTTACAAGCATTTTAAGTGGGGTGGCCAACAGGGAAAATATATATTGGATTTTCATTTTCAGGAAGTTTGAAACTCTGTATTAACTGTTCTTCATTCATTGAACCTAATGATACAGTAACCAAACCCAAAGCCTCAGACTGGAGATAAATATTCTCACCTGCATGCCCTGCCTCAAGATTAACAAATCTGGTACTTAACTCCTTATCAGTATATTTATTGATCATTTTATGATAATTTCCAGTGATCAAAATGTCAACTGGAGCCTGTTTAACCCATGGCTGATTATTGGCAATTCCTGAAAGTTCGCCACGCAGATCACCATTCATAACTTTTTCAAGGGAGTTATTGACAGGAACATAATGATAAACACCCTCCTGAAATCCAGAAACCCCATTAATCCCTACAAAAACATAAATTTCCAGTGGATAAACCTGACCAGCAGAAGGTGCTGCTCTTAAACCCTTTTCAGAATCAGTAATTCCCTGGGCAGACCATAAAACTTGTGAAAGATTATCCAAAGTAATTGAATCGTTTGAAAATTGTCTAATAGAACGTCTGTTTTCAATAGCCTGTTCAACAGAAACATTACCATTTAACACAGGTAAAGGAAGAGTTGTAACACTTATAACATTTCTAGTTGTGTAAACAGTTCTTTTTTCAGAAAAATATAACACACCCACTACAGCAACAAATAAAATGCTAAGAATAACCAGAACAGCTATTTTCTTTTTTTCCATAAATATTCCCAATAACTATCTCTTATAAATCTTATTTAATTTTTCCCACAAAATTTTATATTTTCGTTGAATCATAAATATAGATAATGTCAAACGATATTATTTTAATCGGGACCATCCTAGTAATCGCATACATTTCTAGCTATACCCTTTACAGATACGGAATAATGGATAAAAAAGTTCATAACAGAATATGGAACATAATATTTTTACTGATTTTTATAATTGCAATGGGTGTTGGCTATTTACTAACTGCACTTACAGATTTAGGTATTACCGCTATACCAAACGTTAATCTTATTTTCTGGCATAATGAATTTGGAATATTCTTCTTTTTCATATTATTCTTTCATCTACAAATTAACTGGATTTCATTAAAGAAATTAATATTACAAACCGGTTAAAATAAATAATAACTATCGATAAGCATGATATCTCAATTCAATCTACTTCCAATTACCATATTCCTAATAATCCTCTATCTTTTGAGCTATTTTTTATATACAGATAAAACTATCACCGCCAGAACTTATAAACTGATTTGGATCATTGTTCTCATTGCCAGTTCTTTGATCGTTGGAATAATTGGAATTACCATGTTAATTTTAATAAATTTTAACATACTGCCTATAGACAATACACTGATATTTTTGCATGTTGAAGCAGGTATTATAACAGCTGTAACAGGAATTTTCCACTTACATATCCACTGGAACTCCTTCAAAAAAATCTTCTAAAAAAAAAGAAATCACAAAAAGGCTATTATATTGGTGCGGAAGTGTACGGGAGAGCTCTGTTTAGATAAAAAAAAAGAGATATAAATAATTGGATATATTTTTCATTATACTCGGTGGAAGCATAAAAATATTCAAGATTAGCATAAACAATAGATAAGGAGGAGATATCTTATGAAAGTTAAATACGCTACAATTGCAGTTGCTAATATGGAAGAATCCGTTAAATTCTATACCGAAGTTATGGGTTTTGAAATAGACAATCAAATAACACCTTATCCCGGTATGAATATTATTTTTTTAAAGGATGAGGGAGATGCAATGATAGAACTCGTAGAAAATGCAGATGAACCTGATAAAAAAGGAATATTCTTGGTTGGAATGGAAGTTGAAGATATGGACACAACAGTTAAACAACTCATATCCAATGGCGCAAAATTCACAAGAGGACCAATGGAAGTGGGTGATGGTGCCAAACTTGCCTTTTTAATGGATCCAAACGGTGTTGAAATCGAACTCATCCAGCACTAGAAATTGGACCAATCCTTAAATTTTAATTATATGGGTTCAACAGCCATTAATTTACAGTGGGTCATATAAGCCGCCGACATATATCCTGGAGGATAACATGTTACCAGTGTCAATTCAAATGTTCCTGCAGGGAATGTAACAGGATTGGTTTTGTAATCTCCTTTTATATCTCCATTGCTAGTTACTTGGTAGACATATCTTTTCTGGGTAAGATAATCGATTATTATTACCTGATCACCGTTGTTAAGAAGGTTTATATTGGCAAATGGTGCTGAGAAGTGGGTATGGTGACCTAGAAGTCCAACTGTACCGTTTTGGTTGGGATAAAAACTATCAGAATAATGGTAAACAGATCCCAGAGCATTAACTGTATCTCGACGAATATCCCAGTTTACACCCTGACTAGGTATAGAAACTTTCCCCCAAACTTCGGTGTTCGGAACAGTTGTATTGGTAACAGTGAAATTTTTGGTTAAAGCCTCAATTTCAGGACTTTTTTCATTCAATTTCAAGTTGCTTGTGGTGTAAATAATGCTATAGAGTGCATCATTTTTACCAATCCACATCTCTGTCCTTTGAACAGTGGTTCCATTCATATCCATTTGATAAACATTTTCATGAACAGCAGTACCATTAAAATCCAATGTTTTATGTGAAATAAATTTCATACCTGTTTGATCGGATATATTCGTAGTAAAATTCTCTGATGGGTTGTAACCTGCCACTAATAGCTGCCTATTTACTGTTACATTTAAATCTGACTGGGGATCTGTGAATGCCACAATTTCAGAAGGCGATGTTTGGTTTAAATTTAGCCATGTTTCAGGATAATCAAATGATATTTCATCCTTCTGGAAGTGACTGGTTTTAATTTCCTTTCCTGAGAATACCACAGCAGTAAAAGCCACCCCAATAAGAATAACACATAAACCAACCATTAAATATTTAAATTTAATTTCCATATAACACCTTTCCTCCAATCATATTATCAAACTTATTAATCACTAGTTACCATTAAAAAACAGTGATAAATTTTCCCGAAATTTTATTAATAAAATTTAAAATTCGAATAAACTTAGTAAACGTACATTGTATTCTTCATGTCATTCTCATCTTATAAACCTTTCTTTTACAATATAGGGGAAAAATAAAATTATTTATATCTATTCTCCATGGTGTAAATCACAACAAAATAAATATTTCAGGTGCTAAATGTTAGTTAAGTAAAAAATCTGTGAATTTATTGATAATAGAATTATATTTGATAATATTTCTAAGAATTGAAGTAGTAAAATAAATTAATAAAAAAAATATTATGATTAAAGGGATTGTTGTATAATATCAAAATTATATTTAAAATGGATCATGTTTAAAATACAGAAAATAATTTATTTTACAAAAATAAGATATAAATATATATGAAATCACTATTTCCTGATTATAAATTTCCAAATAAATTCAAATTTAAAAATAATTTAAATTCATTAATTACCTTTTTTTCCATTATTTTGTTCACAACCATATTCGTATTAATTACATCCAATTTTTCTCCAATAATTAACAACAACAATTTAAATCCATTAGAAAAGGGAATTTCAATTATTCTATTATTATCATTCATCTACAGTGGACTGCACTGTGTAGGCTATCTAGATCATCTAATAAAATCATTGACGTTGTATAATAATAATTTAATATTTAAATTGAAACCCAAAACAAATACAAAATCTCCTCTTGTATCCATTATAATTCCAACCCTTAATGAAGATCCTGAAATGGTCAGAAAAACTATTTTAAAGGCTAAAAATGTTAACTATGATAATTCTAAGGTTACATTAATAGATAGTTCCACAGACAGAGATATTCAAAATAAAACAGCTACAATGTGTAATGAATTGGATATTAACTATATTTATCGTGATACTCTTCGAGGGTACAAAGCAGGTTCCATAAATGATGCAATAGAAGAATTTAAGGATGAATATCAATATATTTTAATTCTAGATTCAGACCACAGGTTAAAAAGTTCAATATTCCATGATTTAATCCCAATCATGGAAAACGATCCAGATTTAACCTTTATTCAGACACCACAATATTTTCACAAACAACCAAATGATCATTTGTCAATAGCCTACTCATTTCAACAGCATATTTTTTATAAACATATCTGCAGGGGACTATGTGTGAATGGCTCTTCTTATATATGTGGAACCAATGTTCTGATTAAATTAGAACATTTAAATGAAATTGGGGGTATGGATGAAAGTTGTATAACAGAAGACATTGCCACATCCTTTATTTTTCACAGTAATGGATATAAATCCCTTTATATTGATAAGGTATATGCTGAGGGGCTGGCTCCACCTTCTTTATCAGCCTACTATGGACAGCAAATGAGATGGTCCTATGGAACATTTCAGAACACTAAAAAGGTCTTAAATAAATTTATCAAAGAACCTAAAAGCCTGAAGTCCTTGCAATGGTGGGAATATATTATATTAAATGGGAGCTGGTACTTTATTGGGGTGGGAATATTTATCTGGCTACTTTACCCCATTATTGTGCTTTTATTTAACATGAAACCCTTAGTTTTAGGTTATTTAAACGTTCCATTCTATTTGTTCCTCATCATGATAATGAGTCAAACCTTCACCAGTTTCAGGGAAAGAAGATACCCTCTTAAAGAATTAATACTGGCACAGGGCTTGTTTTTCAGCCTTTTCCCAGTTTATACCAAGGCATTTATTTATGGCCTGCTAAATAAAAAGTTAGAATTTAAAGTAACACCGAAAAAAGAGGTTTACAAAATTCAATTAAAAGAAATTCTACCACAACTAACAGTAATATTCCTTTTAATTATAGCAA
This is a stretch of genomic DNA from Methanobacterium spitsbergense. It encodes these proteins:
- a CDS encoding Ig-like domain-containing protein, whose protein sequence is MIHPVTISNSYLNFPVVKSSDPKINCLNVKTNKVIHIKFNKHVKFGNKWIELLGNGLLTLFRKNIHDNNLIITPSKKLKNGTKYTLILHYNSIQDISGNGVAYYCSSFKTAVKIDIINHATSGDIKKNSLLYKYIPKTVLSDQIISKAKTGTPMVTFGNGKGPKILIVAGVHGNELPAPAAAMKLINYLNGKTIKGTIYIIPFAIPYCTSHTHRYWNHTNPNRRANKTESPTNIIMKLAKRLHVDALGDFHLSMPGGVPGRDSALCTKIPILKSYKIAGYIAKNSGSKLIAYEKVGVKYPGALEDVCNLNGVPAVTCEVLALHGTLKKNRINKSCNQMFALLKYFNLI
- a CDS encoding S1 family peptidase, translated to MRKKISLLIIAVFVVIIGVVGQNIIGNYYSQSTSLNSQTAASVVYIENGVTGVVTINDPVLNRSTDISVIYAPLDSGSGFIVNDQGYIITAFHVVGDPETLKNQMVIRLMNSADIKKYIERAAVAGYVSKYNPQLGSELMNTNSTGSPPIIQAQPDINTTTDMLDQNNLITVGSSQQQIRVKLPGTTSTNAVSANLIDVGNSGIDNDVALIKIDPFLKTLTPLAVNSKTPTISENIQIYGYPVLNGGMYSDTNQTTIKPSSTSGVLTAEVPNNGSIYYQTNALASHGYSGGPVVDSQNSVLGILIYSIESIQQVNQTATPTSSLFLSSQYIIQICNKNNVSIQTV
- a CDS encoding VOC family protein, whose protein sequence is MKVKYATIAVANMEESVKFYTEVMGFEIDNQITPYPGMNIIFLKDEGDAMIELVENADEPDKKGIFLVGMEVEDMDTTVKQLISNGAKFTRGPMEVGDGAKLAFLMDPNGVEIELIQH
- a CDS encoding class E sortase: MEIKFKYLMVGLCVILIGVAFTAVVFSGKEIKTSHFQKDEISFDYPETWLNLNQTSPSEIVAFTDPQSDLNVTVNRQLLVAGYNPSENFTTNISDQTGMKFISHKTLDFNGTAVHENVYQMDMNGTTVQRTEMWIGKNDALYSIIYTTSNLKLNEKSPEIEALTKNFTVTNTTVPNTEVWGKVSIPSQGVNWDIRRDTVNALGSVYHYSDSFYPNQNGTVGLLGHHTHFSAPFANINLLNNGDQVIIIDYLTQKRYVYQVTSNGDIKGDYKTNPVTFPAGTFELTLVTCYPPGYMSAAYMTHCKLMAVEPI
- a CDS encoding tetratricopeptide repeat protein; protein product: MEEYGDVNDEEFVNIVESCEKLLKQDPDDPELWTRKGMALMGLGKAEDAVKCFDEALKIKSDFVWALDNMCMALLLCERYEESLDCFNKALEINPEDEVLLNNKAFLLSSIGEFEEAISIFDGILDRTENRVSVLKEKSNCLLNLERYVEALVCLEEILEVENDDPDVYFKRGNALGGIGRTDEALKSFERALEIDPMFIEAWNSKGVTYGIMKCYDDSVICFDHAIDLDPNDDRAWFLKAKTLSAMGEFADALECYDKSLEINPLITEAWYRRGVVLYDLKIFPASIESYEKAIEINENYAEAWNGKALSLYEMGEHHEEIKCYDKALEIKPDYSEAWTNKGATFLTMGMNDKAMECLDKALDLNPNDHNALMNKATILIRLEKFEDAIDCCDKALKIKPMLLPALFLKVRTLQTIEKFEESVGTLDYLLEIDPENDEAWFLRGISMEYQNKQEDALESFDNALNIDPKNIGAWYFKGRSLMFLGKTEEAIKSFEMVTIMDPDNFEAFNLMGNLLLELGRYKEALKNFDSALNLNPDSEEALIKKGQSLGFLEESDMALECFEQALKINNDNMDAMNYKGIALKHMGDFESSINVFKTIVEAEPENPWAWLQIGLNYKEIDNFQNAIESFDNALDIDPNFVLGLLEKGVTLGLIKQYKEALECFDEVLFKDPDNPDALHFKKITLEYINQDKESGNS
- a CDS encoding SagB/ThcOx family dehydrogenase; the encoded protein is MEKKKIAVLVILSILFVAVVGVLYFSEKRTVYTTRNVISVTTLPLPVLNGNVSVEQAIENRRSIRQFSNDSITLDNLSQVLWSAQGITDSEKGLRAAPSAGQVYPLEIYVFVGINGVSGFQEGVYHYVPVNNSLEKVMNGDLRGELSGIANNQPWVKQAPVDILITGNYHKMINKYTDKELSTRFVNLEAGHAGENIYLQSEALGLVTVSLGSMNEEQLIQSFKLPENENPIYIFPVGHPT
- a CDS encoding bifunctional aspartate transaminase/aspartate 4-decarboxylase, which codes for MDYKELKSYMELSPFEVQFALTNIAGNFRDRTLLNAGRGNPNWIATTPRQAFFTLGNFAMEETKCNCKYVHTGFHAEKEGISERFQDYAHKNPDAPGINFLKSSVEYGINKMGFDPDSWVYELVIGCIGDFYPEPDRMLPHSEKVVHSFLIEFLCKNQLKSCKYDLFATEGGTGGIIYVFNSLIENKLIKKGDKIAIGSPIFTPYLEIPHLNDYDLVEVEIKADPDDDWQYPDSEIDKLKDPSIKAFFVVNPGNPQARAIRDETIQRIANIVKNDNPHLIIISDDVYATFVENFSSIMSEIPSNTICVYSFSKHMGCTGWRLGVVALYENNAIDKMLSTLPENIKNQLIKRYESISLDPSNIKFIDRMVADSRSVALKHTAGLSLPQQTQMTLFSLFFIIEDDINYIEGTKNALNKRIHVLYKSLGLPLDYDSTATNYYAVIDLLKLATDRYGMSFAEWMEKSYNALSFVFALADKESIVILPGAGFDAPSWSVRVSLANLRYEAYEEIGKKMLETLETAFEDYSITLNKK